A window of the Methyloprofundus sp. genome harbors these coding sequences:
- a CDS encoding chaperonin GroES translates to MNIRPLHDRVIVKRVEEETTTASGIVLPGSATEKPSEGEVLAVGNGKQLDNGEVRALEVKVGDKVLFGKYSGSEVKVDGEEVIVMREEDIMGILG, encoded by the coding sequence ATGAATATACGCCCTTTACACGATCGTGTAATTGTTAAACGTGTTGAAGAAGAAACGACTACTGCAAGTGGTATTGTTTTACCTGGTTCAGCAACTGAAAAACCAAGCGAAGGAGAAGTTTTGGCTGTCGGTAATGGCAAGCAATTAGACAACGGTGAAGTCCGTGCTTTGGAAGTGAAAGTTGGCGATAAAGTATTATTCGGCAAATATTCTGGTTCAGAAGTCAAAGTTGATGGCGAAGAAGTAATTGTTATGCGTGAAGAAGACATCATGGGTATTTTGGGTTAA
- a CDS encoding pyrroloquinoline-quinone synthase, protein MTEQAPWSREEFEAQLRGMERFYHIHHPMHTLMNEGKLTQKQLQGWVANRFYYQIMIPIKDANILANCPDRETRAMWTQRILDHDGHPGDPGGIEAWVQLGIAVGMTREEVTSLEHVLPAVKFAVDAYVNFARKSDWHEAASSSLTELFAPKIHQQRLDNWPELYPWVEQEGYIYFRKRLTEARRDVEHGLEITLNWYETRAQQERMIEILQFKLDVLWSMADAMYMAYINDMPPYFNIET, encoded by the coding sequence ATGACAGAACAAGCACCTTGGTCTCGTGAAGAATTTGAAGCGCAATTGCGCGGCATGGAAAGGTTTTACCATATACATCACCCCATGCACACTTTGATGAATGAAGGTAAACTAACTCAAAAGCAATTACAAGGCTGGGTCGCCAATCGGTTTTACTACCAGATCATGATCCCGATTAAAGATGCCAACATCTTGGCTAACTGTCCTGACCGTGAAACACGTGCTATGTGGACACAGCGTATTCTGGACCATGATGGTCACCCAGGCGACCCAGGCGGTATTGAGGCATGGGTACAACTCGGTATCGCTGTTGGCATGACCCGCGAAGAAGTAACCTCTCTAGAGCATGTATTACCCGCTGTGAAATTTGCAGTAGATGCTTATGTAAACTTTGCTCGTAAATCTGATTGGCACGAAGCTGCCAGCTCATCATTAACAGAGTTATTTGCTCCTAAAATTCACCAACAACGCTTGGATAACTGGCCAGAACTTTACCCGTGGGTAGAGCAAGAGGGTTATATTTATTTTCGTAAACGCTTAACGGAAGCACGACGTGACGTGGAACACGGTTTAGAAATCACCCTAAACTGGTACGAAACTCGCGCTCAACAAGAACGTATGATTGAAATTCTGCAATTTAAACTAGATGTTTTATGGTCTATGGCAGATGCAATGTATATGGCCTATATCAATGATATGCCCCCCTACTTCAATATTGAAACATAA
- a CDS encoding molybdopterin-synthase adenylyltransferase codes for MNDNQLLRYSRQIMLPQVDIEGQEKLLNTHILIIGAGGLGAPASLYLAAAGIGTLTIYDDDEVDLSNLQRQITHYTSDIGTDKVISTQQTLNKINPDVQVIAVKQRLAGELLEKEVRQADVVLDCSDNFSTRFAINKACVKHKTPLVSGAAIRFEGQVSIFATDDDCPCYNCLYAESGEELQNCATNGVLSPVTGIIGSIQALEAMKLVMGIGETLTGRLLLLDGLTMEWQSMKLKKNKTCPTCS; via the coding sequence ATGAACGACAACCAACTGCTACGTTATAGCCGCCAAATCATGCTTCCTCAAGTTGATATAGAGGGGCAAGAAAAGCTGCTAAATACACATATATTGATCATCGGAGCCGGCGGCCTTGGCGCACCCGCGTCACTTTATCTTGCAGCAGCAGGTATTGGCACACTGACTATTTATGATGACGATGAGGTTGATTTATCCAACTTACAACGACAGATTACGCATTACACATCCGATATTGGGACGGATAAAGTCATTTCAACCCAACAAACCTTAAATAAAATAAATCCTGATGTTCAGGTGATTGCTGTTAAACAACGTTTAGCTGGTGAGTTGCTGGAGAAAGAGGTCAGGCAAGCAGATGTGGTATTAGACTGCTCTGATAACTTTAGTACCCGCTTTGCCATTAACAAGGCCTGCGTAAAGCATAAAACACCACTAGTATCGGGTGCAGCCATTCGCTTTGAAGGTCAAGTAAGTATTTTTGCTACAGACGATGACTGTCCTTGCTATAACTGCTTATATGCAGAAAGTGGGGAAGAATTGCAAAATTGCGCCACTAATGGAGTTTTATCCCCTGTCACGGGAATCATAGGTAGCATTCAGGCACTAGAAGCCATGAAGTTAGTTATGGGCATAGGTGAGACCCTAACAGGGCGTTTATTACTGTTAGATGGCTTAACAATGGAGTGGCAAAGTATGAAATTGAAAAAAAACAAGACTTGTCCAACCTGCTCTTAA
- a CDS encoding pyrroloquinoline quinone biosynthesis protein B, translating into MKIRVLGSGAGGGFPQWNCSCPNCKSVRAGAIKASTRNQSSIAVSSDGEHWVLFNASPDVRAQLENFPEIHPKNKVRGTGIEAIVIIDSQIDHVTGLLILREGDPLNIYCTEMVKQDLSTGFPIFNILEHFCGVIDHPIPLNGDSFTIPNIDDLEFTALPLKSKAPPYSPHRNDPHEGDNIGIIIRQISTGKTTFYAPGLGVIEPHVAKAMSAADCILVDGTFWTDNELASVGRPLLARKIGHIPQSGKDGMIEILDTMEKPRKILIHINNTNPILNEESKERDILNQHGIEVSFDNMNIEL; encoded by the coding sequence ATGAAAATAAGAGTTCTCGGTTCAGGTGCAGGCGGCGGCTTCCCTCAATGGAATTGTAGCTGCCCAAACTGTAAATCCGTCAGAGCAGGCGCCATCAAAGCCTCCACGCGCAACCAATCTTCTATTGCCGTTTCATCTGATGGTGAACACTGGGTACTATTTAATGCATCTCCTGATGTACGTGCACAATTAGAAAACTTCCCGGAAATTCACCCCAAAAATAAAGTCCGTGGCACAGGCATAGAAGCTATCGTTATCATTGACTCGCAAATCGATCACGTAACGGGTCTACTTATTCTACGCGAAGGTGATCCACTCAATATTTATTGCACGGAAATGGTGAAGCAAGACCTGAGCACTGGCTTCCCTATATTTAATATCTTGGAACATTTTTGTGGCGTGATTGACCACCCTATTCCATTAAATGGAGACTCCTTTACAATTCCCAATATAGATGATCTTGAGTTCACGGCACTCCCTCTGAAGAGCAAGGCTCCACCTTACTCTCCACACAGAAATGACCCACACGAAGGCGATAATATAGGCATTATTATTCGCCAAATTTCAACAGGGAAAACAACCTTTTACGCACCTGGCTTAGGAGTGATAGAGCCACACGTAGCAAAAGCGATGTCTGCAGCTGACTGTATATTAGTAGATGGAACCTTTTGGACCGATAACGAACTGGCCTCTGTCGGCCGCCCATTATTGGCAAGAAAAATTGGACATATACCGCAATCAGGTAAAGATGGCATGATTGAAATTCTAGATACAATGGAAAAACCGCGCAAAATTTTGATCCACATCAATAATACCAACCCGATTCTAAATGAAGAATCCAAAGAACGCGACATACTAAACCAGCACGGTATAGAAGTGTCATTCGACAACATGAATATAGAGCTGTAA
- a CDS encoding chaperonin GroEL: MAAKEVKFGDDARSLMANGVNILANAVKATLGPKGRNAVLDKSFGAPTITKDGVSVAKEIELADKFENMGAQMVKEVASQTSDVAGDGTTTATVLAQAIVNEGLKSVAAGMNPMDLKRGIDLAVTKSVAAIIASATPCTDNKAIAQVGTISANADESVGEIIADAMAKVGKEGVITVEEGTGLDNELDVVEGMQFDRGYLSPYFINNQDSMSVELDDPFILLFDKKISNIRDLLPTLEGVAKAGRPLLIIAEDVEGEALATLVVNNMRGIVKVAAVKAPGFGDRRKAMLEDIAVLTGATVISEEIGLSLEKVEMEQLGTAKKIQISKENTVIVDGAGSEDNIKGRVAQIRAQADEASSDYDKEKLQERLAKLAGGVAVIKVGAATEVEMKEKKARVEDALHSTRAAVEEGVVAGGGVALVRALSALDGVEGINHDQKVGVDILRRAMSAPLRQIVTNAGDEASVVLNEVAKGEGNFGYNAATGEYGDMIEMGILDPAKVTRAALQNAASVAGLMITTEVMVADAPAEEGAAPAMPDMGGMGGMGGMGGMM; the protein is encoded by the coding sequence ATGGCAGCAAAAGAAGTAAAATTCGGCGATGACGCACGCTCATTAATGGCAAACGGTGTAAATATTCTGGCAAATGCAGTAAAAGCAACTTTGGGACCTAAAGGTCGTAATGCTGTTTTAGATAAAAGCTTTGGCGCACCAACCATTACTAAAGATGGTGTTTCAGTTGCGAAAGAAATCGAATTAGCAGATAAATTCGAAAACATGGGTGCACAAATGGTGAAGGAAGTTGCTTCACAAACATCTGATGTAGCAGGTGATGGAACTACAACTGCAACAGTATTAGCACAAGCGATTGTTAATGAAGGCTTGAAATCAGTTGCTGCGGGCATGAACCCAATGGACTTAAAGCGCGGTATTGATTTGGCGGTAACTAAGTCAGTAGCAGCGATTATTGCTTCAGCAACACCTTGTACAGATAACAAGGCAATTGCACAAGTAGGAACTATTTCTGCAAACGCTGATGAGTCAGTGGGTGAAATCATTGCTGATGCAATGGCAAAAGTTGGTAAAGAAGGTGTTATCACTGTTGAAGAAGGTACTGGTTTAGACAACGAATTAGATGTTGTTGAAGGAATGCAGTTTGACCGTGGTTACTTGTCTCCTTACTTCATTAACAATCAGGATAGCATGAGCGTTGAATTAGATGATCCATTCATCTTATTGTTCGACAAAAAAATCTCTAACATCCGTGATTTGCTCCCTACATTAGAAGGCGTTGCGAAAGCAGGTCGTCCTTTATTGATCATTGCTGAAGATGTAGAAGGTGAAGCATTAGCGACTTTGGTTGTTAATAACATGCGTGGTATTGTTAAAGTAGCGGCTGTTAAAGCACCTGGCTTTGGTGATCGTCGTAAAGCAATGTTGGAAGATATTGCGGTATTAACAGGCGCAACGGTTATTTCTGAAGAAATCGGTTTATCTTTAGAAAAAGTTGAAATGGAACAACTTGGTACAGCTAAGAAAATTCAAATCAGCAAAGAAAATACAGTGATTGTTGACGGTGCGGGTTCTGAGGACAATATCAAAGGCCGCGTTGCACAAATTCGTGCTCAAGCTGATGAAGCAAGCTCTGACTACGATAAAGAAAAACTACAAGAACGTCTTGCTAAATTAGCGGGTGGTGTTGCGGTTATCAAAGTAGGCGCGGCAACTGAAGTTGAAATGAAAGAGAAAAAAGCACGCGTAGAAGATGCATTGCATTCAACACGTGCAGCAGTTGAAGAAGGTGTTGTTGCGGGTGGTGGTGTTGCTCTGGTTCGTGCGCTTAGTGCACTAGACGGTGTTGAAGGCATCAACCATGATCAGAAAGTAGGTGTTGATATTTTACGCCGTGCGATGTCTGCGCCTTTGCGTCAAATCGTAACTAATGCTGGTGATGAAGCGTCTGTCGTGCTAAATGAAGTGGCTAAAGGAGAAGGTAACTTCGGCTATAACGCGGCTACTGGCGAGTATGGCGATATGATTGAAATGGGAATCTTGGATCCTGCGAAAGTAACACGTGCAGCATTACAAAATGCAGCCTCTGTTGCGGGTCTTATGATTACTACGGAAGTGATGGTTGCTGATGCACCAGCTGAAGAAGGTGCTGCACCTGCCATGCCTGATATGGGCGGCATGGGTGGTATGGGCGGTATGGGCGGCATGATGTAA
- a CDS encoding pyrroloquinoline quinone biosynthesis protein D — protein sequence MSINPNQKIQFSPMHRLQWEEAQQKDVILYPEGMVELNQSSAEILKLCDGTRDLDQIVVDLEQKFATTGLKNDITSFLDVALNNGWIKQN from the coding sequence ATGAGCATTAACCCTAATCAAAAAATTCAATTCTCCCCCATGCACCGCTTGCAATGGGAAGAAGCACAACAAAAAGATGTCATCCTCTATCCCGAAGGCATGGTTGAGCTCAATCAAAGCTCAGCAGAGATTTTAAAACTCTGCGATGGCACACGCGACTTAGATCAAATCGTAGTAGATCTCGAACAGAAATTTGCAACAACAGGTTTAAAAAACGATATTACTAGCTTCCTAGACGTGGCACTTAATAATGGCTGGATCAAACAAAACTAA
- a CDS encoding pyrroloquinoline quinone biosynthesis protein A yields MKWETPAYTDLRFGFEVTMYIYNR; encoded by the coding sequence ATGAAATGGGAAACACCAGCTTACACTGACCTACGTTTTGGTTTTGAAGTAACTATGTACATCTACAACCGTTAA